In the genome of Neisseria animaloris, one region contains:
- the ccsB gene encoding c-type cytochrome biogenesis protein CcsB, with amino-acid sequence MTDYTETQKLSGHALLTHKSFLRRLDVWDWLFAVVIALTAMFVQTQASHHMDGYEMAILWFSAASTVLLGWFFKPLRWFTVLSLVLAYGAIKLYGGDIGNTDRFLLKYFLSSQSAIMWQCATVFFALFCYIAGVLLAKKQNADRNTLLGMGTALTWVSALAGFTGLLVRWHESYLLRPDAGHIPVSNLYEVFILFLVITALMYLYYESKFAVQKLGGFVLSFMSVVVVFVLWYSVSREAHTIQPLIPALQSWWMKIHVPANFIGYGAFCMAAMLGIAELWAIRSESAGKKSWLPDSQTIEEVMYKAIAVGFLFFTIATILGALWAADAWGRYWSWDPKETWAFIVWLNYAVWLHLRLVAGWRGKVLAWWAIIGLFVTAFAFIGVNMFLSGLHSYGTL; translated from the coding sequence ATGACTGATTATACTGAAACTCAAAAATTATCCGGGCATGCGCTGTTGACGCATAAATCGTTTTTACGCCGTTTGGATGTTTGGGATTGGCTGTTTGCTGTTGTTATCGCATTGACGGCCATGTTTGTGCAAACGCAAGCTAGCCATCATATGGATGGCTATGAGATGGCAATTTTGTGGTTTAGTGCCGCCTCTACCGTACTGTTGGGTTGGTTTTTCAAGCCGTTGCGTTGGTTTACCGTGTTGAGCCTCGTGTTGGCTTATGGGGCAATTAAGTTGTACGGAGGCGATATCGGTAATACTGATCGTTTTCTCCTTAAATACTTTTTGAGTAGCCAGTCGGCCATCATGTGGCAGTGCGCCACAGTATTTTTTGCCTTGTTTTGTTATATTGCCGGTGTGCTGTTGGCTAAAAAACAGAATGCCGACCGCAATACTTTGCTGGGTATGGGGACGGCGTTGACATGGGTGTCTGCTTTGGCAGGCTTTACCGGCTTACTGGTACGTTGGCACGAAAGCTACCTGTTGCGCCCTGATGCCGGCCATATTCCCGTATCGAATCTGTATGAAGTATTCATTCTTTTTCTGGTGATTACCGCTTTGATGTATTTGTATTATGAAAGCAAGTTTGCAGTGCAGAAGCTGGGCGGTTTCGTGTTGTCGTTTATGTCGGTAGTGGTGGTGTTTGTGTTGTGGTACAGCGTATCACGTGAGGCGCATACCATTCAGCCGTTGATTCCGGCATTGCAATCTTGGTGGATGAAAATCCATGTGCCGGCAAACTTTATCGGTTACGGTGCGTTCTGTATGGCCGCTATGTTGGGCATCGCCGAACTTTGGGCTATTCGTAGTGAGTCTGCCGGTAAGAAATCATGGTTGCCTGATTCGCAAACGATTGAAGAGGTAATGTACAAAGCTATTGCAGTAGGTTTTTTATTTTTCACTATCGCTACAATCTTAGGTGCACTTTGGGCTGCCGATGCCTGGGGCCGCTATTGGAGTTGGGATCCGAAAGAAACATGGGCGTTTATCGTATGGCTTAATTATGCCGTGTGGCTGCATTTGCGTTTGGTTGCCGGTTGGCGTGGTAAAGTGTTGGCTTGGTGGGCGATTATCGGTTTATTTGTCACTGCGTTCGCTTTTATCGGTGTGAATATGTTTTTAAGTGGTTTGCATTCTTACGGAACACTTTAA
- a CDS encoding efflux RND transporter periplasmic adaptor subunit gives MIFHPAHQTLRLAALAVATALALTACGKGDSKHQQTEGAQKQAPAPVVGVVTVHPQKVTISTDLPGRLESHRSADVRPQVGGIIKKRLFQEGSYVRAGQPLYQLDDATYVAALESARAQLATAEASLAKAAADVTRYKPLVAADAISKQEYDAAVAAKRSAEAGVKAAKAAIKSSQINVNYSRITAPISGYIGQSFISEGSLVTAGNASKLATIQQTNPMYVNLTQSATDVMQLRQNIADGKMQSVNGAVEVGIRLENGKEYAHKGRLLFTDPTVNEATGQVTLRAEVPNPDNILLPGLYVRVNLPQADVQDVFVVPQQAVTRGKQDSVMVVNADGSIAPRMVTVVQQQGSNWIVSDGLQDGDKVIVEGLAIVGLTQAKKVTPKEWSPVGNASAQNNAQAASAPVKTASEPQAASADK, from the coding sequence ATGATATTTCATCCTGCTCATCAAACATTGCGCCTAGCGGCTTTGGCAGTGGCAACAGCATTGGCATTGACCGCATGTGGAAAAGGAGATTCCAAGCATCAACAGACCGAAGGAGCACAAAAGCAGGCTCCCGCCCCTGTGGTTGGTGTGGTTACGGTGCATCCGCAAAAGGTTACCATCAGCACGGATTTGCCGGGGCGGTTGGAGTCGCACCGCTCGGCGGATGTGCGGCCGCAAGTAGGCGGTATTATTAAGAAACGCCTGTTTCAGGAGGGAAGCTATGTGCGTGCAGGCCAACCGTTGTATCAATTGGATGATGCAACTTATGTGGCGGCTCTGGAAAGTGCAAGGGCTCAATTGGCTACTGCCGAAGCTTCGTTGGCGAAGGCTGCCGCCGATGTTACCCGCTATAAGCCGTTGGTGGCGGCGGATGCCATCAGTAAGCAGGAATATGATGCCGCAGTAGCTGCAAAACGTTCTGCTGAAGCGGGAGTGAAAGCAGCGAAAGCGGCGATTAAGTCTTCCCAAATCAATGTGAATTATTCCCGTATTACCGCTCCGATTTCAGGTTATATCGGACAGTCTTTCATCTCGGAAGGTTCGTTGGTAACAGCGGGTAATGCGTCCAAACTTGCCACTATCCAGCAAACCAATCCCATGTACGTCAATCTCACTCAATCAGCTACAGACGTGATGCAGCTGCGCCAGAATATTGCCGACGGAAAAATGCAGTCAGTAAACGGTGCGGTTGAAGTGGGCATCCGCTTGGAAAACGGTAAGGAATATGCTCATAAGGGCCGTTTGTTGTTTACAGACCCTACTGTCAATGAAGCAACCGGCCAAGTTACGTTGCGTGCGGAGGTACCTAACCCCGACAATATCCTGTTGCCCGGGCTGTATGTACGCGTGAATCTGCCGCAAGCTGATGTGCAGGACGTATTTGTTGTGCCGCAGCAAGCAGTTACGCGCGGCAAACAAGATAGTGTTATGGTAGTGAATGCCGACGGTTCGATAGCACCGCGCATGGTAACTGTGGTGCAGCAGCAAGGCAGCAACTGGATTGTTTCAGACGGCCTCCAAGACGGCGATAAGGTTATTGTGGAAGGCTTGGCGATTGTCGGCTTGACGCAGGCAAAAAAAGTAACGCCGAAAGAATGGTCGCCGGTCGGTAATGCAAGTGCTCAGAATAATGCCCAAGCCGCCTCCGCACCTGTTAAGACGGCCTCAGAACCCCAAGCGGCTTCAGCGGATAAATAA
- the mtrR gene encoding multidrug efflux system transcriptional repressor MtrR, giving the protein MRKTKVEALKTREDLMLAALETFYHKGVARASLNEIAQAAGVTRGALYWHFKNKEDLFDGLFQRLCDEVGSKLEEDVANESGNILESLHASLLNTFERLQRNKIHYKFCSILYLKCEHIEQNQAIIAVIEKYQNMWEQRLTDILTLCIKQKSLPDNLDTATSVIYLQSAIDGLIYQWLIKPERIDLSETAPRLVETLMSNLQHCPSLRYQN; this is encoded by the coding sequence ATGAGAAAAACCAAAGTCGAAGCCCTAAAAACCCGCGAAGATCTGATGCTCGCCGCACTTGAAACTTTTTATCACAAAGGTGTTGCCCGTGCGTCTCTCAACGAAATCGCCCAAGCAGCCGGGGTAACCCGCGGTGCGCTATATTGGCATTTTAAAAATAAAGAAGATTTATTCGACGGTTTGTTCCAACGTTTATGTGATGAAGTAGGCAGTAAACTGGAAGAAGATGTAGCCAATGAGTCGGGCAATATTTTAGAGAGCCTGCACGCAAGCCTGCTAAACACTTTCGAACGTCTGCAAAGAAATAAAATTCATTACAAATTTTGCAGTATTCTGTACTTGAAATGCGAGCATATCGAGCAAAATCAGGCTATCATTGCCGTTATCGAAAAATACCAAAACATGTGGGAACAACGGCTTACCGATATTCTCACGCTGTGTATCAAGCAAAAATCCTTACCCGATAATCTGGATACCGCTACCTCCGTGATCTATCTGCAATCTGCTATCGACGGTCTGATTTACCAATGGCTGATTAAACCCGAGCGTATTGATCTTAGCGAAACCGCCCCCCGTCTCGTAGAAACTTTAATGAGCAACCTGCAACACTGTCCATCATTGCGGTATCAAAATTAA
- the speA gene encoding arginine decarboxylase, with product MSWSVADSASLYGIRHWGDCYYSVNDKGHVVVRPNDNSDVQVDLYDLVGQLNERGQDLPMLFRFPDILQDRVARLCAAFNRSIRKNEYQGRYTAIYPIKVNQQESVVKNIIVPKNDQVSIGLEAGSKPELMIVLAFAPRGGTIVCNGYKDRDFIRLALMGQKLGHQVFIVIEKETEVDLVIEESQKLGVKANLGLRVRLSSLASGKWADTGGEKGKFGLSAAQLISSAEKLTAAGLADTVKLMHFHMGSQISNIADYRAGFKEAVRYFAELRGLGLPIEYVDVGGGLGVDYDGTHSRNASSINYDMGEYSHVIVSMLAEYCNENGVPHPNIFSESGRAMTAHHAVLVMNVTDVERLPEEVPEITDEENLSFATQKLIAYLDINDSEMVTETYYRIGHYFTEVTEQYLEGKVPLKEKALAEQLHAVLCRRLKQQLQASRRSQRQVYDDLNDKLADKYFCNFSVFQSLPDTWAIGQVLPIMPLHRLDEYPTRRAVLQDLTCDSDGKISQYVDQQSIESSMRVHEPKPKEPYLLGVFMVGAYQEILGDMHNLFGDTDSVNVYVRDNGEIVFGGMEEHDTIEDMLHYVHLSPEEVLNKFEEKSRWAKLSSNERNSYFAEFCRGLKQSSYLSIEVEEN from the coding sequence ATGTCTTGGTCGGTTGCAGACAGCGCCTCGCTATACGGTATCCGTCATTGGGGCGACTGCTATTATTCGGTAAACGACAAAGGCCACGTCGTGGTCAGACCCAACGACAACAGCGACGTGCAGGTCGACTTATACGATTTGGTCGGCCAACTCAACGAGCGCGGCCAAGACCTGCCGATGTTGTTCCGCTTCCCCGATATTCTGCAAGACCGGGTAGCCCGTTTGTGCGCGGCATTCAACCGTTCCATCCGGAAAAACGAATACCAAGGCCGCTATACGGCGATTTACCCGATTAAAGTCAACCAACAAGAATCGGTAGTAAAAAACATTATCGTGCCGAAAAACGACCAAGTATCCATCGGCTTGGAAGCAGGCTCCAAACCCGAGCTGATGATTGTGCTGGCATTTGCCCCCAGAGGCGGCACCATCGTGTGCAACGGCTACAAAGACCGCGACTTCATCCGCCTGGCCTTGATGGGTCAGAAACTGGGGCATCAGGTTTTCATCGTGATTGAGAAAGAAACCGAAGTCGATCTGGTTATTGAAGAATCGCAAAAACTCGGCGTGAAAGCCAATTTGGGCCTGCGCGTACGTTTGTCTTCACTGGCTTCAGGCAAATGGGCGGATACCGGCGGCGAAAAAGGCAAATTCGGCTTATCCGCCGCACAACTGATTTCGTCGGCGGAAAAATTGACTGCTGCGGGGCTGGCCGACACGGTAAAACTGATGCATTTCCACATGGGTTCGCAAATTTCCAATATTGCCGACTACCGCGCAGGGTTTAAAGAGGCGGTGCGCTATTTTGCCGAATTGCGCGGATTGGGACTGCCGATCGAGTATGTGGACGTGGGCGGCGGATTAGGTGTGGATTATGACGGCACCCACTCGCGCAATGCCAGCTCCATCAACTACGATATGGGCGAATATTCGCATGTGATTGTTTCCATGTTGGCCGAATACTGCAACGAAAACGGCGTGCCGCATCCTAATATTTTTTCCGAATCGGGCCGCGCCATGACCGCACACCATGCGGTGCTGGTAATGAATGTTACCGATGTCGAACGCCTTCCCGAGGAAGTGCCGGAAATTACCGACGAAGAAAACCTTTCGTTCGCCACCCAAAAGCTGATCGCTTATTTGGACATCAACGACAGCGAAATGGTTACCGAAACCTATTACCGCATCGGCCATTACTTTACCGAAGTTACCGAGCAATATCTCGAAGGCAAAGTGCCGCTCAAAGAAAAAGCATTGGCCGAACAACTGCATGCCGTTCTCTGCCGCCGTCTGAAACAGCAACTTCAGGCCAGCCGGCGTTCGCAACGGCAAGTTTACGATGATTTGAACGACAAATTGGCCGATAAATATTTCTGCAATTTCTCTGTTTTCCAAAGCCTGCCCGACACATGGGCCATCGGGCAAGTATTACCCATCATGCCGTTGCACAGGTTAGACGAATACCCGACCCGCCGTGCCGTGCTGCAAGATTTAACCTGCGATTCGGACGGTAAAATCAGCCAATACGTCGACCAGCAGAGCATAGAATCCAGCATGCGCGTACACGAACCGAAGCCTAAAGAACCTTATCTGCTCGGCGTTTTCATGGTCGGAGCCTACCAAGAAATTCTCGGCGACATGCACAATCTTTTCGGCGACACCGACTCCGTTAACGTTTACGTGCGCGACAACGGCGAAATCGTTTTCGGCGGCATGGAAGAACACGACACCATCGAAGACATGCTGCACTACGTGCATCTTTCACCTGAAGAAGTACTGAATAAATTCGAAGAAAAATCCCGCTGGGCAAAATTGAGCAGCAACGAACGCAACAGCTACTTTGCCGAATTCTGCCGCGGTTTGAAACAAAGCTCGTATCTGAGCATAGAAGTGGAAGAAAACTGA
- a CDS encoding efflux RND transporter permease subunit yields the protein MAKFFIDRPIFAWVIAIFIIIAGVLGIRSLPVSQYPSVAAPTIRLSAVYPGASAQVMEDSVLSVIERNMYGVEGLDYISTNASSSGGGTITLTFTPETDEDLAQMEVQNKLSEVEAQLPATVKQNGITVSKSRSNFLMVLMLSSKTMSTEDIADYVERNIKPEIQRVNGVGEARLFGSQRAMRVWIDPKKLQNYNLSFADVSAAISAQNAQISAGSLGALPAVQGQTISATVTVQGQMSTPEEFGNIVLRSTTGGANVYLKDVAEIRLGSQDYSTSTRLNGEPSVGMAVMLSNSGNAIETAAAVRDKMTQLERFFPSDMTWSSPYDTSKFVSISIEKVVHTLLEAIVLVFIVMYLFLQNIRYTLIPTIVVPISLLGAFASIWYLGMSINVLTMFAMVLVIGIVVDDAIVVVENVERIMSEEGLPPLEATKKAMSQISGAVIGITAVLISVFVPLAMFSGATGNIYRQFAITMAIAIAFSAFLALSLTPALCGTLLKPIPKGHHAEKKGFFGWFNRKFSDGTHRYESWVARLLRKAARMMVVYVALAAVAGLLFVRIPSSFLPQEDQGTLLMLVQLPSGATKERTDATLAVANKVIMSMPEVENFIGVSGFSFAGSGQNAGFGFITLKDWAKRSTPGSDAASVAGKITGALMGSVKDGFSIVINPPAILELGTSSGFEMYLQDRNNSGHEALLAKRNELIGKMRQNPMFDASNVRASGLEDAPQLKIDINRQAAAAQGIDFSSIRNVLATALGSSYVSDFPNKGRLQRVIVQADAAGRMQPSDILALTVPNSQGVAVPLSTIATVSWEKGIEQSIRFNGYPAMQISGAAASGYSSGEVMAEVQRMVDEMDGYSLEWSGQSREEIKGSSQTTILYTFAIIAVFLALAALYESWSIPLAVILVVPLGFLGVVLGVTGRNLFGGLFGAPPSYLNDVYFQVGLITVIGLSAKNAILIIEFAKDLQAQGKTALEAALAAAHLRFRPIIMTSFAFILGVVPLYIASGASSASQRAIGTTVFWGMLIGTVLSVFLVPLFYVVVRKFFKDTPRQLERAKLHAAEAGMTAEMVDKYVGDAESGAGLSEEEKRALHEDKD from the coding sequence ATGGCTAAGTTTTTTATTGACCGCCCCATTTTCGCATGGGTAATTGCGATATTTATCATCATTGCAGGCGTTCTCGGCATCAGAAGCTTGCCGGTATCGCAATATCCTTCTGTTGCCGCGCCGACTATCCGCCTTTCTGCCGTTTATCCCGGTGCTTCGGCACAGGTGATGGAAGACAGCGTATTGTCGGTTATCGAGCGCAACATGTACGGTGTGGAAGGATTGGATTACATCAGCACCAATGCGTCTTCAAGCGGTGGCGGCACGATTACGCTGACGTTTACGCCCGAAACTGATGAAGATCTGGCACAGATGGAAGTGCAGAACAAGCTTTCGGAAGTAGAAGCCCAACTGCCTGCCACTGTTAAGCAAAACGGTATTACCGTTTCCAAGTCTCGCTCCAACTTTTTGATGGTTTTGATGCTTTCTTCAAAAACCATGAGCACGGAAGACATTGCCGACTATGTGGAGCGCAATATCAAGCCTGAAATCCAACGGGTAAACGGTGTAGGTGAGGCACGCCTATTCGGTTCGCAACGGGCCATGCGCGTGTGGATCGACCCTAAAAAACTGCAAAACTACAATTTGTCGTTTGCCGATGTGTCCGCTGCAATCAGTGCGCAAAACGCGCAGATTTCCGCTGGCTCTTTGGGTGCGCTGCCGGCGGTACAAGGCCAAACCATCAGCGCTACCGTAACAGTACAAGGGCAGATGAGTACGCCGGAAGAATTCGGCAATATCGTATTGCGCTCGACTACGGGTGGTGCCAATGTGTATTTGAAAGACGTGGCTGAAATCCGCTTGGGTAGCCAAGACTATTCCACCTCGACCCGTTTGAACGGCGAGCCTTCCGTCGGTATGGCAGTAATGCTTTCCAACAGCGGCAATGCGATCGAAACCGCAGCGGCGGTACGCGACAAAATGACGCAGTTGGAGCGGTTCTTCCCGTCGGATATGACTTGGTCCTCGCCGTATGATACGTCCAAGTTCGTTTCCATTTCGATTGAAAAAGTAGTACATACGCTGCTTGAAGCGATTGTGCTGGTGTTTATCGTGATGTACCTGTTTTTGCAGAACATCCGTTATACGTTGATTCCGACTATCGTCGTGCCGATTTCTTTGCTGGGTGCATTTGCTTCGATTTGGTATCTGGGCATGTCGATTAACGTGCTGACCATGTTTGCGATGGTGTTGGTTATCGGTATCGTGGTGGATGATGCCATCGTAGTGGTGGAAAACGTCGAAAGGATTATGTCCGAAGAAGGATTGCCGCCGCTTGAAGCCACTAAAAAGGCCATGAGTCAGATTTCGGGTGCGGTTATCGGTATCACGGCCGTCTTAATTTCTGTATTCGTACCGTTGGCAATGTTCAGCGGGGCAACCGGCAATATTTACCGCCAGTTCGCTATTACCATGGCGATTGCGATCGCGTTCTCCGCTTTTCTGGCTTTATCGCTCACTCCCGCATTGTGCGGAACCTTGCTGAAGCCGATTCCCAAAGGCCATCATGCAGAGAAAAAAGGATTCTTCGGCTGGTTCAACCGCAAGTTTTCAGACGGCACCCACCGTTATGAAAGTTGGGTGGCCAGATTGCTGCGAAAAGCAGCGCGCATGATGGTGGTTTATGTAGCATTGGCTGCCGTAGCAGGGTTGTTGTTTGTCCGCATTCCCTCTTCTTTCCTGCCGCAGGAAGATCAGGGCACTTTGTTGATGCTGGTCCAACTGCCGTCGGGTGCCACCAAAGAGCGCACCGATGCGACGCTGGCTGTGGCGAATAAAGTGATTATGTCTATGCCCGAAGTTGAGAACTTCATCGGCGTATCAGGGTTCAGCTTTGCCGGTTCGGGGCAAAATGCGGGTTTCGGCTTTATTACGCTGAAAGACTGGGCGAAACGCAGCACTCCGGGGAGTGATGCCGCATCGGTAGCCGGAAAAATCACTGGTGCGTTGATGGGCAGCGTGAAAGACGGTTTTTCCATTGTAATCAATCCTCCCGCCATTTTAGAGTTGGGCACCAGCTCGGGTTTTGAAATGTATCTGCAAGACCGCAATAACAGCGGCCATGAAGCTCTGCTGGCAAAACGTAACGAGTTGATCGGCAAAATGCGACAAAATCCGATGTTTGATGCCAGTAATGTGCGCGCTTCGGGTTTGGAAGATGCACCGCAGCTGAAAATCGACATCAACCGTCAGGCCGCCGCTGCACAAGGTATCGACTTTTCCAGCATCCGCAACGTATTGGCAACGGCTTTGGGTTCGTCTTATGTCAGCGATTTTCCAAACAAAGGCCGTTTGCAGCGCGTTATTGTGCAGGCAGATGCGGCAGGACGTATGCAACCTTCCGATATTCTGGCGTTAACCGTGCCGAATAGTCAGGGTGTGGCTGTACCGTTGTCTACGATAGCCACGGTTTCATGGGAAAAAGGCATTGAGCAAAGCATACGTTTCAACGGTTATCCCGCCATGCAGATTTCCGGCGCAGCCGCTTCGGGCTACTCTTCGGGCGAAGTGATGGCCGAAGTGCAGCGCATGGTTGATGAAATGGACGGTTACAGCTTGGAATGGAGCGGTCAATCCCGCGAGGAAATCAAAGGCAGCTCGCAAACCACGATACTTTATACATTTGCAATTATCGCCGTATTTTTGGCATTGGCCGCATTGTATGAGAGTTGGTCGATTCCGCTGGCGGTGATTTTGGTGGTGCCGTTGGGTTTCCTCGGCGTGGTATTGGGCGTAACCGGCCGCAACCTGTTCGGAGGTTTGTTCGGTGCGCCGCCTTCTTATCTCAATGATGTTTATTTCCAAGTCGGTTTGATTACGGTAATCGGCTTGAGTGCGAAAAACGCGATTCTGATTATTGAGTTTGCCAAAGACCTTCAGGCTCAAGGCAAAACGGCATTGGAAGCTGCCCTTGCAGCCGCACACTTGCGTTTCCGCCCGATTATCATGACTTCGTTTGCCTTTATTTTGGGCGTAGTGCCGCTGTATATCGCTTCGGGAGCCAGCTCTGCCAGCCAGCGTGCCATCGGTACGACCGTTTTCTGGGGCATGTTGATCGGCACGGTGTTGTCGGTATTTTTGGTGCCGCTGTTTTATGTGGTGGTGCGCAAATTCTTTAAAGATACGCCTCGGCAACTGGAACGTGCCAAACTGCATGCCGCCGAAGCGGGGATGACTGCGGAAATGGTCGATAAATATGTGGGCGATGCCGAATCGGGTGCAGGTTTGAGTGAAGAAGAAAAACGCGCCTTGCACGAGGATAAGGATTAA
- a CDS encoding efflux transporter outer membrane subunit, whose protein sequence is MKTVNFKPALSAVAAAVVLSACTMIPKYQEPQVSVPETFRHDTQPETGIQAASLGWQDYFADPRLHRLIELALARNTDLRTAALNAEAIRKQYMIARADLLPGINASGSGQRGRVAADLSTTGTSRVSSSYTVGLGVTAYELDLFGRVRSTAEAAKQNYFNSAAARDSAHLSLVATVAKAYFNERYAEEAMKLAQNVLKTREQTYKLTQLKHKAGVVSAIDLRQQEALIESAKADYAAAVQSKEQARNALAVLINQQLPEDLPAGLPLNKQFKISKLPAGLTSDVLLNRPDIRAAEHSLRQANANIGAARAAFFPSISLTGTIGTGSTELSRLFKGGNGTWAFVPTINLPIFNWGSNKANLDAAKIRQQIQVVNYEAAVQAAFRDVSDALVAREQLDKRYEAAAKQGKSYADYLRLVRLRYRHGVSSALDLLDAERSSYGADTALLGIQRTRLENLADLYKALGGGLKRHTQDRAQQ, encoded by the coding sequence ATGAAAACAGTAAATTTCAAACCAGCTCTGAGTGCTGTGGCTGCCGCCGTTGTGCTTTCAGCCTGTACCATGATTCCCAAGTACCAAGAGCCGCAAGTAAGCGTGCCGGAAACTTTCAGGCACGACACGCAGCCCGAAACGGGTATTCAGGCGGCCTCATTGGGTTGGCAGGATTATTTCGCCGACCCTCGTCTGCACCGCTTGATCGAACTGGCTCTGGCACGTAACACCGATTTGCGTACCGCGGCTTTGAATGCGGAAGCGATACGCAAGCAATATATGATTGCCCGCGCCGATTTGCTGCCCGGCATCAACGCTTCGGGCAGCGGGCAGCGCGGTCGGGTGGCGGCAGATTTAAGTACCACGGGCACTTCGAGGGTTTCTTCGTCTTATACCGTGGGTTTGGGTGTTACCGCTTATGAATTGGATTTGTTCGGTAGGGTGCGCAGCACTGCCGAAGCGGCCAAGCAAAACTACTTTAACAGTGCGGCAGCCCGTGATTCCGCTCATTTGAGTTTGGTGGCAACCGTTGCCAAAGCCTATTTCAACGAGCGTTATGCTGAAGAAGCGATGAAATTGGCGCAGAATGTGTTGAAAACCCGCGAGCAGACTTACAAACTGACGCAGTTGAAACATAAAGCGGGTGTGGTTTCCGCCATTGATTTGCGCCAACAAGAAGCCTTGATCGAATCGGCCAAGGCGGATTATGCCGCTGCCGTGCAGAGTAAAGAACAAGCGCGCAATGCGTTGGCCGTCTTAATCAACCAACAACTGCCGGAAGATTTGCCTGCCGGTTTGCCTTTGAACAAGCAGTTTAAAATCAGCAAACTACCTGCCGGTTTGACTTCCGATGTGCTGCTCAACCGCCCCGATATCCGCGCGGCCGAGCATTCTTTAAGGCAAGCCAATGCCAATATCGGTGCGGCGCGGGCGGCATTTTTCCCCAGTATCAGCCTTACCGGCACCATCGGTACCGGCTCCACCGAATTGAGCAGATTGTTTAAAGGCGGTAACGGCACATGGGCATTTGTGCCGACCATCAATCTGCCGATTTTCAATTGGGGCAGCAATAAAGCCAATCTGGATGCCGCTAAAATCCGCCAACAAATTCAGGTGGTGAACTATGAAGCCGCCGTTCAAGCCGCTTTCCGCGATGTGTCCGATGCGTTGGTTGCGCGCGAGCAGCTCGACAAACGTTATGAGGCCGCTGCCAAACAAGGAAAATCTTATGCCGACTATCTGCGCTTGGTGCGCTTGCGTTACAGGCACGGCGTTTCTAGCGCACTGGATTTGCTGGATGCCGAACGCAGCAGTTACGGTGCAGATACTGCCTTGCTGGGTATACAGCGAACCCGTTTGGAAAATCTGGCCGATCTCTATAAAGCCTTGGGAGGCGGTTTGAAACGCCATACGCAGGATAGGGCACAGCAGTAA